The nucleotide window ATGGTTCCGAAATAAAACGGAGCCATCTTTTTCGTTATTTTACCCGAATTCCAAATAACGGCATTAAAGCCGGCGCATGCGAATAATCGATACTCACGCCTTTTAAATCTTGCGGCAAGGCAGTGATAGACTCAAAAATACAAGTGCTAATATCAACACCGCTCAGTGCACAATTTAAAAACTGTGCTTTGTTCAAGTCAAGACGTTCTAAGTATGTATCCACTAATTGCGCACCACTGAAATCACTATTCGTATAAGCGCCAGATTCAAACGAAACCCATTTTAAATTGGCATAACGAAAGGCTATATAGTCCGCATAACAATCAGTGAAAACGCAATTTCTAAGTGTGCCGTCACTGAAATTCACTCCGATTAACTTACAATTTTCAAACCGAACTCGGTGGATAACAGCACCCATCAAATCTAAATTTGACAAGTCGCAATTTCGGAA belongs to Listeria ivanovii subsp. ivanovii and includes:
- a CDS encoding pentapeptide repeat-containing protein codes for the protein MKKITAPRIPDGDLVVYPDDTYMIEDIGEITEKIFKRTTLTGEIFEHFNLEIVVFDGCVFDSVSLVGVNLTDVIFRNCDLSNLDLMGAVIHRVRFENCKLIGVNFSDGTLRNCVFTDCYADYIAFRYANLKWVSFESGAYTNSDFSGAQLVDTYLERLDLNKAQFLNCALSGVDISTCIFESITALPQDLKGVSIDYSHAPALMPLFGIRVK